The Carassius auratus strain Wakin chromosome 27, ASM336829v1, whole genome shotgun sequence genome includes a region encoding these proteins:
- the LOC113046179 gene encoding insulin-like growth factor-binding protein 1, protein MLLLYMLRNQTTRAVTGMKHFQKIHLGTLLSPKGAYYCSYILALVLPSLRLQMINSSIMNLFLVKPVTDVESSRVNIDVCATRANLVSSEVMVSGYKAQHTRSESRSDTQQHTSASAMRRLCVFVLVSVLVCPADLSPVIGSEPIRCAPCSREQLDSCPAVSSDCPEVLREPGCGCCMSCALKKGESCGVYTAPCGAGLRCVPRPGDPRPLHALTRGHAVCTEDDPTEDELDITSDQGSLLQLLGLHRSLDAQDAAEAQESIKTKVNAIQKKLIPQGPCHTELRASLNLITESQQTLGEKFTSFYLPNCDQHGFYKTKQCETSLVGQPPRCWCVSSWNGKRIHEDLASESQCPQELTH, encoded by the exons ATGTTATTGTTATATATGCTCAGAAATCAGACTACAAGAGCTGTCACTGGgatgaaacattttcaaaagatACACCTTGGTACATTACTAAGCCCTAAAGGTGCGTATTACTGTAGTTACATTTTAGCACTTGTTTTACCTTCTCTGAGATTGCAGATGATAAACAGCAGCATCATGAACCTGTTTCTGGTGAAACCGGTCACAGATGTTGAGTCATCTAGAGTAAATATTGATGTCTGCGCAACCAGAGCAAACCTGGTCTCCTCTGAGGTCATGGTGTCAGGGTATAAAGCCCAGCACACACGCAGCGAGAGCAGATctgacacacagcagcacacctctgcttctgctatgagaaggctgtgtgtgtttgtgttggtgaGCGTCCTCGTCTGTCCGGCGGATCTTTCTCCGGTCATCGGGTCTGAACCCATCCGCTGCGCTCCATGCTCTCGGGAGCAGCTGGACTCCTGCCCCGCCGTGTCCTCAGACTGTCCAGAGGTGCTGCGAGAGCCGGGCTGTGGATGCTGCATGTCCTGTGCGCTGAAGAAAGGAGAGTCCTGCGGTGTTTATACGGCTCCCTGCGGCGCTGGCCTGCGCTGTGTCCCGAGACCCGGTGACCCGCGGCCGCTGCACGCTCTGACCCGCGGACACGCCGTCTGCACCGAGGACGACCCGACAGAAG ATGAGCTGGACATCACGTCTGACCAGGGCTCCCTGCTTCAGCTGCTGGGGCTCCACCGGTCTCTGGACGCGCAGGACGCAGCGGAGGCTCAGGAGAGCATCAAGACCAAAGTCAACGCCATCCAGAAGAAACTGATCCCACAG GGTCCGTGTCACACTGAGCTGCGAGCGTCTCTGAATCTGATCACTGAATCCCAGCAGACGTTAGGAGAGAAGTTCACCAGCTTCTACCTGCCCAACTGTGACCAGCACGGATTCTACAAGAccaaacag tgtgaGACGTCTCTGGTGGGCCAGCCCCCCCGCTGCTGGTGTGTGTCGTCCTGGAACGGGAAGAGAATCCATGAGGATCTGGCGTCTGAGTCCCAGTGTCCTCAGGAGCTCACGCACTGA